The nucleotide sequence TACTGAATATTATATGCTAGCGGTGATGGCCTATGACAGGTACATGGCCATCTGtaaccctttgctttacagcagcAAGATGTCCAAAGGGGTATGTGTACGTCTGATTGCTGGTCCTTATATCTATGGCTTTCTTAGTGGCCTGATGGAAACCATGTGGACATATCGGTTGACCTTCTGTGGCTCCAATATCATCAACCACTTCTACTGTGCTGACCCTCCTCTCATCAGACTTTCCTGCTCTGACACTTTCATTAAGGAAACATCTATGTTTGTGGTAGCAGGATTTAACCTCTCCAATTCCCTGCTTATAATTCTCATTTCCTACCTGTTCATTCTCATTGCCATCCTGAGGATGCATTCTGCTGAAGGGAGGCGCAAAGCCTTTTCTACCTGTGGGTCTCATTTGGTGGCAGTGACTGTGTTTTATGGGACTctgttctgcatgtatgttagACCTCCCACAGACAAGTCAGTCGAACAATCCAAAATCATTGCTGTATTCTATACTTTTGTAAGCCCCATGTTGAACCCCATCATTTACAGTCTGAGGAATAAGGATGTGAAACATGCTTTTTGGAAGCTGGTCAAAAGAAATATGCTTTCAAAGTAAAATCAGTTCACctttataaatcaaataaaagtTCTGTTTATGAGAATGACGTCTAAGTTTATTGCAGAAATTTAGTTTTATAGAGGAAAACTATATTCTTACAACAAAATGTGTAATACACAGGCTCTAAAGATGAGCAGTTTACATGCTATGTGTAAGACCAATGCATGTATAAACGTGGGAAGTTTTATTCTCCTGTTTTGCAAGTTTATATTCATGACCtttacattataaaaattatgtatttgttgTAGTAAAATATTCAATCTTAAAACAAATGTCAAAGTAAACGAGTGAACTATATGTgtcctccttctccatcttctagAAGTAATTCCCAGAAAGACTATTTGTAGTTTTAAAAGCTTTTAGAAAAAGGATGTATATGCCCACAAACAAACGTGTAATTATGTTTGTACACATAGGCACAGCATTGACAAAGCACAGACTGAAGGACAGAGCTGTAACCACGCAGAAGTTCCATCATAACATATCCCAGGACTATCAGGAGGGGTGCTGGTGACGCTACTTTTTACCTTCAGTTTCAGCCCCTGACAGTTACTTACTTTTTTCTACTTGTAAGAATCATTTTCAAAACCAATAGAAGAAAACAACcctcccaaaacaacaacaacaaaaacaaacaaagaaacaaatgaaataacaacaaaagaaaccctttcAGCAAAAAACTCTTCTCTGCCCAGGTAGACGCCCAGTACTTCCATACAGTTCCTTCTTTAAATATTagcttatttatttaaagatttgtctgtttattttatacttgcggtgtgttgtgtgtgtgtgagtgagtgtgtgtctctgtgctaCATGTCTGCCTGGAGCTCTTTGAGAGTGGAAGAGGGTATCAATCCCTAGgaactacaggcagctgtgagctgccatgtgggttctgggaatcaagctGAGTCCcgtggaagagcaaccagtgctcttaactgctgtgccgtCTCTCCATAcccaaagatttgtttattttgaaattaaaatttaattgcaatatttctcttttccctttcctctctctattatagagtaaaacacacacacacacacacacacacacacacacgagagagagagagagagagagagagagagagagagagaaaatgcagtGAAGACTAGAAGTAGAAGAGAACATTAGATTTCCTTTATCTAGAGATACAGTTGGTTGTTAGTCACCTTATAGGTGCTAAGAACTTATCTCAGACCCTCTGCAAGACCAAAATGGGATTTTATCTGGTGAGTCATCTTTCTAGATCCTATTTATTGCCTTGAGGCAGGCAAAAAAGGGTTTACATAAAAAATTATGGGTACCTGTGTCCTAATGAATATTTTTTGGTTGATCTAACCAGTGAAATATCATATCTCTTGAGCTAAGTGTCTTTCATacctttccttgtttcttctttattaatCCATCTTTTTCAGGCTGCACAAAGTATTCGATGTTTGTGCTATAGTTGAAATATTATCCCTAGTGTTCTGTGCTACGAGTACAATGACTTGTAATTTTAGAATGAagcttcttccttttaaaaaaaaagaagtatatttTTGTAAGTATTTTCATGCTAAAGAAATCAATTTTATGGTGTATTTTTGGTAACTTTTCTCATCTGTTGTTTGAGCAAAGACAGCAGTGTTTACTAAACATCTTCATAAGGGATTCATTGCTCCTAGAGTCAAGAGGTTTGTGAAGAGTCTTCGGGTAATTTATTTTTGTAGAGAGTGTAGccttataagaaaaataataacagacAACACAACTTTTTGGGTGCTATTATCCAAGACTGTTGAAGTGCTTATGCAGTCAAAGAAGTGGGAGTTTCTTCTCAGTACACTGAAGCCAACTCCATGACTAAGACACAAGCTTCTTATGCTTCACCACCCAGCAGAATTTGGAGCATCGATTCAGAACTGCCTTTGCTGATTTGGATataaatggaaaagagagagccATGGAATGTCCTTCTTTTTGTCAGCAACATTGCTTTTCAAAGTTTGTTTATACCCAAGAGTTTATTTCGGTTCACTATTAGACAAAAACGACATTTTTAGATTTCATTTCTACACTAAACTACACAATTATTTATCCTCaatgatataatttaaatatttttactttgaatgtaatattgtttatatattcttctaaaacacacattttaaatatttgctagTTTGTTGTATTCCCCTTAATAATGTACACACATGGCGATCTAAACACGTCTTTTACTTAGTAAAACCAGtccctttattatttatattttctcagaACTCAGAGTCTATGCATGCCTCTATACTGACATTGTAATGGCCCAAATAAAGGTTCACTAATAATGGTTTACATAGAATTTTAAGCTTAACATACCTTTTATGTCAGATAATTTCATGGATCTAATGTATGTGTGAAAACATTTGAACATatccatacatgtgcacatgaagATGAAAAacagcattcatttaaaaattcattacatctatttatttgtgtgtgggagcCAACTTGCAATAGTTGGTTTCTTCTTAATAGTCCTGTTGAATCACTCACCTTTTCATTTGCCTTCCAAGTGATTCACATGAATCTCCCATTTATTACCAATATGTGTTTTGCAGAATGAATTATGAAATAtcatcattgatttttttttagagcacacaagtctgtctttttttttaatgcttatgTGATGGTTTCATTTCATAGTTTCTTTGAATGTGAAGGGGATAATTCATTAAATTACTAtgattttcataataaaaacctGGCTTTTAAAGATGCTTTTACAGTTATTTTTAGACATAATAGACTTCTCACTCTTCTCCCATCCTTCCAATTGTAATATTCATGTGGCCACATATCCCGCTTCTCATGTTTCTTCTAGAATAATGTTTATACTGACTAAAGGTCAAAATTTGAAAGTAGATATACCTCTTGAGTTAACTTATAGAATTAAGCTGGCATTTCTCTggaatattttgtgtgtataaagCACCAttatattttagttaatttttttcatttcaatgaAAATTTATTCAGGATACTCTGTGTTTTAGCAGTTATATTGGAATCTGACAAATAAAGATATATGATTTTGTGTGTTCACTTACATAGTACAAGGATCTGCAGTAAATTTTCAACTTATTCTATTAAAATTCATATTCTTAAAAAATCAACTTTGTTTTGGTATAGAAAAGATACAGCTTCGTTTTCTGGAGTTCTTGTGTATTAAGTCATTAGTTTCTTGTGCAAAGGTGTTCCTATAATGGAATTTCTTCACAATAGGTGTTAGGAAATTTAAGACAACTGAGTTCTTAGATGTTGAAGTATGTGGAGGAAAAATTGCCTGAGTATAGTTCTGTCCTCAACTTAGCAAACAAAACTTATGAAGAATCTAGTTGAGATTTCATGGATCTGTCAGCTGTCTGAACTGGATTTAAAGATATTCCCTCACAGTTATTTTACATGTGAATATTTTCTTCAGTCTGAGGTTAACACTAATACCAAACCCATAAAGTCAGATACTTAACTATGTTAAAGTTAGATCatacaaataattatatatattttaattcttcatATGCAATTGTTCAGAGATATGGTTATCCCATGCTGAGATCCCACACTCACACTATGAAACCTTTTCTATTCTTTGTAAACAAAACGATCAAAGGTGGGACATTTGCACAAATTCACATAGAATATTGACACAGTTGTTTGATTAAGATGAACTTCATAGTTGATTTCCTAATTTACTGTGTAgttccatccacccatccaaaTTCTGACAAGTAGCTTACATGTTGAACCCCGACCCCTTTGACATCTGAAATTGACACAAAGAAGAACCCAGCACATATTGTTGAAGTGATCTATCCTCACACATATGTTTTGGATCTGTAATTgacattttgcagaggaaagtgGACAGAACCATGTGCCAGTGAAAAGCGAATGAGACAATGTCAACAATATTGATCTCATTTTTGAGAACTATTATTTTTATCAAGTTTACTCAACTTCCACACAGGAGATGTTGCTAGTGTTTCAGCCACGAtttctttcataattatttttggAGTACCTTTGGGAGATTACCTCAGTGTTCTTAATGAGCAAGATGATATCATAAATAGTGGGAAATGACCATTTATTGTTCTCTTCTACCTTCAAGGTAGGTCTGCATGTTTTAGGGTAGTTGCAGTGTAGATTGATAGTTGAACATAGTAATATTTCATtccactttaaaagaaaaattaataccaTTTTCCCTGACTTATTGTTAACAAAGAAATTTATTggactacttttttaaaaatatgcatgaaTGAATTTGGAAATTGATTTGAGTAACTAATccagttatatataattttgttgtttatCCTTTTGAGAAATGTACAATGTTAGTACAATCAAATCTTTCTGTCTGTAAATTACACATTCTACCATTTTGGTAGATGATATTCatttatgtaataaaataatatttttgcaGAAGTCAATTGTCATTTGAGAGTTCATCAGAATTTAGCACAGAATAAAGAAGTGAC is from Microtus pennsylvanicus isolate mMicPen1 chromosome 1, mMicPen1.hap1, whole genome shotgun sequence and encodes:
- the LOC142842638 gene encoding olfactory receptor 5M5 translates to MLAPKKMVKGNYSLVTEFVLLGLTDRPELQPILFVLFLAIYLITVGGNLGMIVLIRVNSRLHTPMYYFLASLSCLDLCYSTNVTPKMLVNFLSEKKTISYAACLVQCYFFIAMVITEYYMLAVMAYDRYMAICNPLLYSSKMSKGVCVRLIAGPYIYGFLSGLMETMWTYRLTFCGSNIINHFYCADPPLIRLSCSDTFIKETSMFVVAGFNLSNSLLIILISYLFILIAILRMHSAEGRRKAFSTCGSHLVAVTVFYGTLFCMYVRPPTDKSVEQSKIIAVFYTFVSPMLNPIIYSLRNKDVKHAFWKLVKRNMLSK